One Roseimicrobium gellanilyticum DNA window includes the following coding sequences:
- a CDS encoding helix-turn-helix transcriptional regulator — MNSTTQQAPATHERLLHSDLFQNYREAFQTTTGLRLSLDSVDAIRRESKIPSLKRLHLPVRAAEAVVAFVTMQPVAIQSEVFRSFDDVARVMLQDDATAAEVRMAREIYEQTPAVTPERLKALETLLQVLAVQLSEVAEHLFLEATESEPITVRKAREFIMKHLTESMFLEDVARYAGVSAFHFCKVFKKYTGHTFTSFVNHARVEHAKKLLMKPRYCVTEVAFDAGFQSLSQFNRSFRRVTSKSPTEYRGELKSKHAMADAA, encoded by the coding sequence ATGAACTCTACCACCCAACAAGCTCCTGCCACTCACGAACGTCTTCTTCATAGTGACCTCTTCCAGAACTATCGTGAAGCCTTCCAGACAACCACCGGCCTGCGCCTGAGTCTGGACAGCGTGGATGCCATCCGCCGCGAGTCGAAGATTCCTTCCTTGAAGCGCCTCCATCTGCCCGTCCGTGCCGCCGAAGCGGTGGTGGCGTTCGTCACCATGCAGCCAGTCGCCATACAGAGTGAGGTCTTCCGCAGCTTCGACGACGTCGCCCGTGTGATGCTCCAGGACGATGCCACTGCCGCAGAAGTCAGAATGGCCCGTGAGATCTATGAGCAGACTCCGGCAGTCACTCCGGAACGCCTGAAGGCGCTGGAAACCCTGCTGCAAGTGCTGGCCGTGCAACTGAGCGAAGTGGCCGAGCACCTCTTCCTCGAGGCCACCGAAAGCGAACCCATCACCGTGCGCAAGGCCCGGGAGTTCATCATGAAGCACCTCACTGAGTCCATGTTCCTTGAAGATGTGGCCCGCTATGCCGGGGTGAGCGCCTTCCACTTCTGCAAGGTCTTCAAGAAATACACCGGGCACACCTTCACCAGCTTTGTGAATCACGCACGCGTGGAGCATGCGAAGAAGCTCCTCATGAAGCCCCGCTACTGCGTGACTGAGGTGGCCTTCGATGCCGGTTTCCAGTCGCTTTCACAGTTCAACCGCAGCTTCCGCCGCGTAACCTCGAAATCACCCACTGAATACCGTGGCGAGTTGAAGTCCAAGCACGCCATGGCTGACGCGGCCTGA
- a CDS encoding heavy metal translocating P-type ATPase metal-binding domain-containing protein yields the protein MKMTTPESMCIHCGTPVPSTAADSRFCCTGCAYVHALLQEEGLEKFYELRGEQTLVPVSTQALRDQDFEWLAQATREAEEKALADATVARLHLGVQGMSCLGCVWLMERVHQQQPGAGRITIHASRGDLEVEWNVGAFAPIEFAKRLQHFGYLLGPSTGIGKGKPAADDLVRRMGLCGAFAMNAMAFTLPTYLGMSRSFVFAEWFDLVAACSATLALLLGGSYFAGKSWRALQHGVLHIDTPIALGIGAAWLGAMIGWATGVDGLKYFDFVATFIFLMLVGRWLQQFAVERNSRRMLQGAVVADTVMVCHADGSTEAKAIRDIAVGDSIRLKPGELCPVRAQLSSPHVGISLEWINGESAATERTSGQLVPSGALVVSNRPVEVEVLESWEGSLLQRLVASDRPEHVFSPFVGALLKWYLAVVVLIGIAGGAAWLLMGSSVVTALQVMISVFVVSCPCALGVAAPFADDLANGLLQRLGVFVRTGFLWQRLVRVRSVLFDKTGTLTAENPTLENPEALDTLDPASRQALSQLVHASLHPISRSIFDALGSFNIASQQDASPAVEEVVGMGLLLQAEHGATYALGRPGWKDDGNYSGNSEDVVFSRDGKRLAAFAFEDRLRPSTRAAMDRLRQSGLTVQLLSGDRHEKVARIAAQLGLEESAWHAEMTPDQKAASVRQAGASQTLFIGDGANDSLAFDEALCAGSPVTGKNFLERKADFYFLGNSLRFLPDLLSVAHRRMLAVRCVFTFALVYNASAIALALAGVMSPLLAAVLMPASSVVTLGIAQLMLGQWGRKMKGQDRKTDPQTVRGANGEVALS from the coding sequence ATGAAGATGACCACACCAGAATCCATGTGCATCCACTGCGGCACCCCAGTACCCTCTACTGCAGCGGACTCACGCTTCTGCTGCACAGGGTGTGCCTATGTCCATGCGCTTCTTCAGGAAGAGGGATTGGAGAAATTTTACGAACTACGCGGAGAGCAGACACTCGTGCCGGTCTCCACGCAGGCGCTGCGCGATCAGGACTTTGAATGGCTTGCACAAGCCACCAGGGAAGCCGAGGAGAAAGCGCTGGCAGACGCCACCGTCGCGCGCCTTCATCTTGGTGTGCAAGGCATGTCATGTCTCGGCTGCGTATGGCTCATGGAGCGCGTGCATCAGCAGCAGCCCGGCGCAGGCAGAATCACCATCCACGCCTCTCGGGGTGACCTGGAGGTGGAGTGGAACGTCGGAGCATTCGCGCCCATTGAATTCGCGAAACGTCTGCAACACTTCGGCTACCTGCTCGGTCCCTCTACAGGAATCGGCAAGGGCAAGCCCGCAGCCGATGATCTGGTGAGACGCATGGGATTGTGTGGAGCCTTCGCCATGAATGCCATGGCCTTCACCCTGCCCACGTATCTCGGGATGTCGCGGAGCTTTGTCTTTGCCGAATGGTTTGACCTCGTGGCGGCGTGCTCGGCCACGCTGGCCCTCCTGCTGGGTGGCTCCTACTTTGCAGGGAAGAGCTGGCGCGCACTGCAACACGGTGTGCTGCATATTGATACACCTATCGCTCTTGGCATCGGCGCTGCCTGGCTTGGCGCCATGATTGGTTGGGCCACGGGAGTCGATGGCCTGAAGTACTTCGACTTTGTGGCCACCTTCATTTTTCTGATGCTCGTGGGCCGCTGGCTCCAGCAGTTCGCAGTAGAAAGGAACAGCCGCCGCATGCTGCAAGGAGCGGTGGTCGCGGACACCGTCATGGTATGCCATGCAGATGGCAGCACAGAGGCAAAGGCCATCCGAGACATCGCTGTGGGCGACTCCATCAGGCTGAAACCCGGTGAGCTGTGTCCCGTCCGCGCCCAACTGTCCTCTCCGCATGTAGGCATCAGCCTGGAGTGGATTAATGGAGAAAGTGCCGCCACCGAGCGCACTTCCGGCCAGCTCGTGCCCTCCGGTGCATTGGTGGTGAGTAACCGGCCCGTGGAAGTCGAGGTGCTCGAGAGCTGGGAGGGTTCCCTGCTCCAGCGGCTGGTCGCAAGCGATCGCCCTGAGCATGTTTTCTCACCGTTCGTTGGCGCCCTGCTCAAGTGGTATCTCGCGGTCGTAGTTCTCATCGGCATCGCAGGCGGCGCTGCGTGGCTTCTCATGGGTTCCAGCGTGGTGACGGCGCTACAGGTGATGATTTCCGTGTTCGTGGTCTCCTGCCCCTGTGCGCTGGGTGTGGCAGCGCCCTTCGCCGACGACCTGGCCAATGGATTGCTGCAACGTCTGGGCGTCTTCGTACGCACCGGGTTCCTGTGGCAGCGGCTTGTACGCGTGCGTAGTGTGCTTTTTGACAAGACCGGCACGCTCACTGCGGAGAATCCCACGCTCGAGAATCCAGAGGCACTGGACACCCTCGATCCAGCAAGTCGCCAGGCACTCAGTCAACTGGTACACGCCAGCCTGCATCCCATATCTCGCAGTATCTTTGATGCACTCGGTTCCTTCAACATTGCCTCCCAACAAGATGCCAGCCCGGCAGTGGAAGAGGTCGTCGGCATGGGATTGCTGTTGCAGGCCGAGCATGGCGCGACCTATGCGCTAGGACGTCCAGGCTGGAAGGACGATGGTAACTATTCTGGCAACTCCGAAGATGTAGTCTTCAGCCGCGATGGCAAAAGACTGGCCGCATTCGCTTTTGAAGATCGCCTGCGCCCCTCCACGCGTGCCGCGATGGATCGCCTCAGACAATCCGGTCTAACCGTGCAACTACTGAGCGGTGACCGCCATGAGAAGGTGGCGCGTATTGCCGCGCAGCTTGGTCTCGAAGAATCCGCGTGGCATGCGGAGATGACGCCTGACCAGAAAGCGGCGTCGGTGAGGCAAGCAGGTGCGAGCCAGACCCTCTTCATCGGCGATGGCGCGAATGACAGCCTGGCCTTCGACGAGGCCCTGTGCGCAGGCTCACCGGTGACGGGCAAAAACTTCCTGGAGCGCAAGGCGGACTTTTACTTCCTGGGGAACAGCCTCCGCTTCCTCCCAGATCTCCTCTCCGTGGCGCATCGCCGCATGCTGGCCGTGAGGTGCGTCTTCACCTTCGCGCTGGTGTACAATGCGTCTGCGATCGCCCTTGCCCTTGCCGGCGTGATGAGCCCCCTGCTCGCGGCAGTGCTCATGCCTGCAAGCTCCGTGGTCACTCTGGGCATTGCACAACTGATGCTCGGGCAATGGGGCCGCAAGATGAAGGGTCAAGATAGGAAGACCGACCCGCAAACAGTGCGTGGCGCAAATGGCGAAGTAGCGCTATCCTAA
- a CDS encoding universal stress protein: MNAASQILVGIDFSPSSRNALLTTLRLAKARKAKVTALHVMDPDLAGAIKAAHGFSETSLHAFMIERLRAFLDAPDAAVEHLTFEFDIGPDFVTLIHWCNKLKAELLVLGSRGRTHTTHQIGAIAARCARQAPADVLLVREDTKHPFRHIVACVDFSETSAKAVRHAAEVADIEGGNLDCLFINQTALAMSLDYAGYLPAVEIPDTTSTEHWKGELERFREPLIPAPVAPRAKGVVLERVNVRDAIYEHINTTGADLVVLGTRGVTNLRTLVMGTTAERIITNSPCSVLAVKPEGYEFQAH; this comes from the coding sequence ATGAATGCTGCATCTCAAATCCTGGTCGGAATTGACTTCTCTCCCTCCAGCCGCAACGCCCTACTCACCACCTTGCGACTTGCTAAAGCAAGAAAGGCAAAGGTAACCGCACTCCATGTGATGGATCCTGACCTCGCAGGCGCCATCAAGGCGGCCCACGGTTTCTCTGAAACGTCACTGCATGCCTTCATGATCGAGCGTCTCCGTGCCTTCCTGGACGCACCGGATGCTGCCGTGGAACATTTGACGTTCGAATTCGATATCGGCCCTGACTTCGTGACACTGATCCACTGGTGCAACAAGCTCAAGGCCGAGCTTCTCGTGCTGGGCTCACGTGGCCGCACTCACACCACGCACCAGATAGGCGCCATTGCCGCACGATGTGCACGACAAGCGCCTGCCGATGTACTGCTGGTGCGCGAAGACACGAAGCACCCCTTCCGCCACATCGTGGCCTGCGTGGACTTCTCCGAGACCTCGGCGAAAGCCGTGCGCCATGCGGCTGAAGTGGCCGATATCGAAGGCGGGAATCTGGATTGCCTTTTCATCAACCAGACTGCACTGGCCATGTCCCTGGACTATGCAGGCTATCTGCCCGCAGTAGAAATACCCGATACCACCAGTACAGAGCACTGGAAAGGTGAACTCGAAAGGTTCCGCGAGCCACTCATTCCTGCCCCGGTCGCGCCACGAGCCAAGGGCGTCGTACTCGAGCGTGTGAATGTCCGCGATGCCATCTATGAGCACATCAACACCACTGGAGCAGACCTGGTGGTGCTGGGCACGCGAGGTGTAACGAACCTGCGCACGCTGGTCATGGGCACCACGGCGGAGCGCATCATCACAAATTCACCCTGCTCCGTGCTCGCCGTGAAACCGGAGGGTTATGAGTTCCAGGCACACTGA
- a CDS encoding cbb3-type cytochrome c oxidase N-terminal domain-containing protein, translating into MSDESKPTNPGEPELRPHEYDGIQEYDQKLPNWWLFTFYIAILWMIIHWLAYYQFHLIPTDEEKIGRAIQKIENQRAEQLRNIDDTRLWTMSQDPAVISAGEATYKATCVACHGPDLMGKKSNPLLPGLALADNAWKHGHTPTDVLKIVRRGSPDVTKGMPPWEPQLGTQRVVEVVAYIMSHHKEGEAHTEEVN; encoded by the coding sequence ATGAGTGACGAATCAAAGCCCACCAACCCCGGAGAACCGGAACTCAGGCCTCACGAGTACGATGGGATCCAGGAGTACGACCAGAAGCTCCCCAACTGGTGGCTTTTCACCTTCTACATCGCCATCCTCTGGATGATCATTCACTGGCTGGCCTACTACCAGTTCCACCTCATCCCCACGGACGAGGAGAAGATTGGCCGGGCGATCCAGAAGATTGAGAACCAGCGCGCCGAGCAGCTCAGGAACATTGATGACACACGGCTCTGGACCATGTCGCAGGACCCGGCGGTCATCTCCGCTGGTGAAGCCACTTACAAGGCCACCTGTGTAGCCTGCCATGGTCCCGACCTCATGGGCAAAAAGAGCAATCCTCTCCTCCCCGGGCTCGCTCTCGCGGACAATGCCTGGAAACACGGTCACACTCCCACGGATGTGCTGAAGATTGTGCGTCGCGGCTCACCGGACGTGACCAAGGGCATGCCACCTTGGGAGCCGCAACTCGGCACCCAGCGCGTGGTCGAGGTGGTGGCCTATATCATGAGTCATCATAAAGAAGGAGAAGCTCATACCGAGGAAGTGAACTAA
- the ccoG gene encoding cytochrome c oxidase accessory protein CcoG has product MSQRAPNLTSVTTINADGSHRFLHPSDVKGRFTLARRLTALVLIAVYVGLPWIPVKGFPAVFLDVANRRFHFFGFTLVAQDLWLGFFLVTGLAFGLFYVTSLFGRLWCGWTCPYTVFLEHVYRRVERFIDGDAAARKKLDAAPWSFRKVLRRVAKHSIYLALSVAIAHVFLSYFVSIPQLYAWMQGPPSQHLLAFGVVLSLTTGLYFAFAWFREQFCIILCPYGRLQSALTDDHTVVIGYDEKRGEPRGKVGAPGVGDCINCMRCVQVCPTGIDIRNGLQLECIGCAACVDACDAIMAKVGRAPGLVRYDSMQGLSGKRTRYLRTRTLVYTVFALMGLLAAGAALYSLKPVRVLAKRIPGQPFFVSEGTVRNQFTIRIINKQHGPALFRVELDNADAPEGMSLLGAESAVEVPSLDEVEKTVILTIPQKQYQGSQRVRINIHETGNGVKLSQEVEFLGPDLRFSTLPPSSSP; this is encoded by the coding sequence GTGAGTCAGCGTGCCCCCAACCTGACGAGCGTCACCACCATCAATGCGGACGGCTCGCATCGCTTCCTCCATCCCTCGGATGTAAAGGGTCGCTTCACACTGGCGCGGCGCCTTACGGCGCTGGTGCTCATCGCCGTGTATGTGGGACTGCCCTGGATACCCGTGAAGGGATTTCCAGCGGTATTCCTGGATGTCGCGAACCGCCGTTTTCACTTCTTTGGCTTCACGCTCGTGGCGCAGGACCTGTGGCTCGGATTCTTCCTGGTCACAGGGCTCGCCTTCGGCCTCTTCTACGTGACCTCGCTCTTTGGTCGCTTGTGGTGCGGATGGACCTGTCCCTACACGGTCTTTCTTGAACACGTCTACCGCCGCGTGGAGCGCTTCATCGATGGTGATGCCGCGGCCCGCAAGAAGCTGGATGCTGCACCCTGGTCGTTCAGAAAGGTCCTGAGACGAGTCGCGAAGCACAGCATCTACCTCGCGCTGTCCGTGGCCATTGCGCACGTGTTTCTCAGCTATTTCGTTTCCATACCCCAGCTCTATGCGTGGATGCAGGGGCCGCCTTCCCAGCACCTGCTGGCCTTTGGTGTGGTGCTCTCTCTCACGACGGGGCTGTACTTTGCCTTCGCATGGTTCCGCGAGCAGTTCTGCATCATTCTTTGCCCATATGGGAGGCTGCAATCCGCACTGACAGATGACCACACAGTGGTGATTGGCTATGACGAGAAACGCGGTGAGCCACGTGGCAAGGTGGGTGCACCTGGCGTGGGAGATTGCATCAACTGCATGCGCTGTGTGCAGGTGTGCCCGACCGGCATCGACATTCGCAATGGTCTGCAACTGGAGTGCATCGGCTGTGCTGCGTGTGTGGATGCGTGCGATGCCATCATGGCCAAGGTGGGGCGCGCACCGGGATTGGTGCGCTACGACTCCATGCAGGGCCTTTCTGGAAAGCGTACGCGCTACCTGCGGACCCGCACGCTGGTGTACACCGTCTTCGCCCTCATGGGTCTGCTTGCTGCAGGGGCAGCATTGTATTCATTGAAACCCGTGCGAGTGCTGGCCAAGCGCATCCCAGGCCAGCCTTTCTTTGTCTCCGAAGGGACGGTGAGGAATCAGTTCACGATTCGCATCATCAACAAGCAACATGGCCCAGCCCTGTTCCGCGTGGAGTTGGACAATGCTGATGCGCCAGAGGGGATGAGTCTGCTGGGCGCGGAGTCCGCGGTGGAAGTACCCTCACTCGATGAGGTGGAGAAGACGGTGATCCTGACCATTCCGCAAAAACAATATCAAGGATCGCAACGGGTGCGCATCAACATCCACGAAACCGGCAATGGTGTGAAACTCAGCCAGGAAGTCGAATTCCTCGGGCCCGACCTCCGCTTCAGCACCCTTCCCCCGTCATCATCGCCATGA
- a CDS encoding response regulator transcription factor encodes MSQASATRTAKKPRPEMKRLLLVDDHPIMRHGLVQLISAEPDLEVCAEAGNAADGMVAVTSRKPDLVIADLTLPDKHGLEFIKDIRALHPDLQILVLSMHDESLYAERALRAGARGYLMKETAAENLIHAVRRVLGGDIYLSDKMASVMLELLSGQRKSAASAGIDRLTDRELEVLQLIGSGRGTRQIADQLHVSVRTIDAHRAHIKDKLQLPDGNALVRYAVRWVENQQGTV; translated from the coding sequence ATGAGCCAAGCCAGTGCCACACGCACCGCAAAGAAACCCCGTCCCGAGATGAAACGCCTGCTGCTCGTGGACGACCACCCCATCATGCGCCATGGGCTGGTGCAACTCATCTCCGCAGAACCCGATCTCGAAGTGTGCGCCGAGGCGGGCAATGCCGCAGATGGCATGGTGGCCGTGACCAGCAGGAAGCCTGATCTCGTGATCGCAGATCTCACCTTGCCAGACAAGCATGGTCTGGAATTCATCAAAGACATACGCGCCCTTCATCCAGATCTGCAAATTCTCGTGCTCTCCATGCATGATGAATCCCTATACGCCGAGCGTGCCCTGCGTGCCGGTGCTCGGGGCTACCTCATGAAGGAGACAGCTGCTGAAAATCTCATCCACGCTGTACGACGCGTGCTGGGCGGAGACATCTATCTGAGTGACAAGATGGCCAGCGTGATGCTGGAGCTTCTGTCAGGCCAGCGCAAGAGCGCGGCCTCCGCTGGCATTGATCGTCTCACGGATCGGGAACTCGAAGTGCTGCAACTCATCGGCAGCGGACGTGGCACGCGCCAGATCGCTGACCAGCTTCACGTGAGCGTGCGAACGATCGATGCGCACCGCGCCCACATCAAAGACAAGCTCCAACTCCCCGATGGAAATGCGCTCGTACGCTACGCCGTGCGCTGGGTGGAGAATCAGCAGGGAACAGTGTAG
- a CDS encoding sulfite exporter TauE/SafE family protein — MQTIDSTAAAFVAGLVTSVHCLGMCGPMVCAWSIGNGGSPLARHRNAALYHGARILSYTTLGAVAGALGTLPLRWLDAHGARVLPWLFVVVFLAVALGLGKWLPKPLILTRPTAKLRLALVRVPIVARAALLGAATPLLPCGPLYLMLTLAMANGSMSRGAQFAAAFGLGTLPLLWLAQTQVHLLGPKYGSRASQWVQRVLALSAATIMVWRLRGTFTGEPEALCCHSD; from the coding sequence GTGCAAACCATTGACAGCACTGCCGCCGCCTTCGTGGCCGGTCTGGTGACCAGTGTCCACTGTCTGGGCATGTGTGGCCCCATGGTGTGTGCCTGGTCGATCGGCAATGGGGGAAGCCCCCTGGCACGCCACCGCAATGCAGCGCTGTATCATGGGGCACGTATCCTGTCCTACACCACCCTCGGCGCCGTGGCGGGAGCGCTTGGCACACTTCCCCTGCGCTGGCTGGATGCGCATGGCGCTCGGGTGCTTCCCTGGCTGTTCGTCGTTGTGTTTCTGGCTGTCGCGCTCGGACTCGGCAAATGGCTGCCCAAGCCACTCATCCTCACCCGACCCACGGCGAAGCTGCGACTCGCGCTGGTCCGCGTGCCCATCGTGGCGAGGGCCGCACTGCTGGGCGCAGCCACACCATTGCTCCCCTGTGGACCGCTATATCTCATGCTCACGCTGGCGATGGCCAACGGTTCCATGTCACGGGGCGCTCAATTCGCGGCGGCCTTCGGCCTTGGCACCCTGCCTTTGCTTTGGCTCGCCCAGACCCAGGTGCATTTGCTCGGGCCTAAATATGGCAGCCGCGCCTCTCAGTGGGTGCAGCGTGTACTCGCCCTGAGTGCGGCAACCATCATGGTGTGGAGGCTCCGCGGCACCTTCACCGGTGAACCGGAGGCGCTGTGCTGCCACAGCGACTGA